One genomic segment of Chitinophaga sancti includes these proteins:
- a CDS encoding acetyl-CoA C-acyltransferase, translating into METAYIVAGYRTAVGKAKRGGFRFYRPDDLAVDVITGLLKSVPQLDPKRVDDLIVGNAVPEAEQGLQIGRMISVRALGIEVPGVTVNRYCASGLETIAIATAKIQSGMAHCIIAGGTESMSLVPVAGWKTVPNFKVASTTPEYYLGMGLTAEAVAKEYNVSREDQDLFALNSHQKAIKAIQNGYFKEGILPINIDEVYVDEKGRKQQRSYTVDTDEGPRADTSAEALAKLKPVFAAGGSVTAGNSSQTSDGAAFVIVMSETMVKELGLTPIGRLVGCASAGVHPRIMGIGPVAAIPKVLQQTRKTLNDINLVELNEAFASQSVAVIRELGIDPDIVNINGGAIALGHPLGCTGAKLTVQILSDLKRLNQKYGIVTACVGGGQGIAGVIERL; encoded by the coding sequence ATGGAAACAGCATACATTGTAGCCGGATATAGAACCGCTGTGGGAAAGGCTAAACGTGGCGGATTCCGCTTCTATCGCCCCGACGATCTCGCCGTAGATGTCATAACAGGTTTGTTAAAAAGCGTTCCCCAGCTTGACCCAAAGCGCGTCGATGACCTTATTGTAGGGAATGCAGTCCCCGAAGCTGAACAAGGTCTCCAGATAGGCAGAATGATCTCCGTCAGAGCTCTCGGCATCGAAGTACCCGGTGTAACCGTAAACAGATACTGCGCCTCCGGCCTTGAAACTATCGCCATCGCTACCGCCAAAATTCAATCTGGTATGGCCCACTGCATCATCGCCGGTGGCACCGAAAGTATGAGCCTGGTACCCGTAGCCGGCTGGAAAACAGTGCCGAATTTCAAAGTCGCCAGCACCACACCCGAATACTACCTCGGCATGGGCCTCACCGCCGAAGCCGTGGCCAAAGAATACAACGTCTCCCGCGAAGATCAGGACCTCTTTGCCCTCAACTCTCATCAAAAAGCCATCAAAGCTATACAGAACGGCTACTTCAAAGAAGGGATCCTCCCCATTAACATCGATGAAGTATACGTTGATGAAAAAGGTCGCAAACAACAACGCTCCTACACCGTCGATACCGACGAAGGTCCTCGTGCCGATACATCTGCCGAAGCCCTCGCCAAACTCAAACCCGTTTTTGCCGCTGGTGGCAGTGTCACTGCCGGTAACTCCTCTCAGACCTCCGACGGCGCCGCCTTCGTAATCGTCATGAGCGAAACCATGGTCAAAGAACTGGGATTGACTCCCATCGGTCGCCTCGTGGGTTGCGCTTCCGCAGGTGTACACCCACGCATTATGGGCATCGGCCCCGTTGCTGCCATTCCAAAAGTTTTGCAACAAACAAGAAAGACACTGAACGATATCAACCTCGTTGAACTGAATGAAGCTTTTGCCTCTCAATCTGTAGCCGTGATACGTGAACTCGGCATCGACCCCGATATCGTTAATATCAATGGCGGCGCCATCGCCCTGGGACATCCCCTTGGCTGTACCGGCGCCAAACTTACTGTTCAAATCCTCAGTGACCTGAAACGACTCAATCAAAAATATGGCATCGTCACCGCCTGCGTAGGTGGTGGCCAGGGCATAGCCGGGGTCATCGAAAGATTATAA
- a CDS encoding glycoside hydrolase family 71/99-like protein: MKPLTWLCCCALLLFACNKQQEAKLSLNNATIAATTVSKTTSKKIFIHYMPWFETPESKGSWGYHWKMNTQNPDIITNGKRQIATYYYPKTGPYYSSDPAIIEYQLLLMKYAGADGVFIDWPGTRTLYDYPDNLANSNALINKLNAVGLQFGIVEEDRNWDAGNTSGAHGDFVYMQNNYFNQSNYLTTNGSPVVLNFGPITFHQSSQWDAILNGINPKPKVIPLFGFTSEVGSNNAGGEFPWIYQDHPTVVNNYYAQAANFALSVGVVYPGFNTFYAAGGADGPTWQIAYNGTSTFSTMLDKALASSVSIIQFATWNDYGEGTMIEPTEEFGYSFLTTMQTKLGVPYGQHELEVIYQLYQARKSYAGNTTIQAQLDQVFTYLANQQVAQAETLLNNLGGNNNTTGVYIRNKWLSTYLYEDNGQVKYSSSNSGNQYKWVQETVNGHIRFKNLSTGHYLNIEHLYAYVESTDVPNTYYSSYWVLESYNGYTRLKNEWQSTYLNLENQSGLAQCTTVPNYFESSQWTLQQ; encoded by the coding sequence ATGAAACCACTTACCTGGCTCTGTTGCTGTGCCCTATTACTATTCGCATGTAATAAACAACAGGAAGCCAAATTGTCTTTAAACAATGCAACTATAGCTGCCACCACCGTCAGCAAAACCACTAGCAAAAAGATCTTTATCCACTACATGCCCTGGTTCGAAACACCCGAATCCAAAGGCTCCTGGGGATACCACTGGAAAATGAACACCCAAAACCCGGACATCATCACCAATGGCAAAAGACAAATTGCTACTTACTATTACCCTAAAACCGGTCCTTATTATTCCAGCGATCCGGCCATCATTGAGTACCAACTCCTCCTCATGAAATACGCCGGTGCCGATGGCGTTTTCATCGACTGGCCAGGTACCAGAACGCTCTACGACTACCCTGACAACCTCGCCAATTCCAATGCCCTCATCAACAAACTGAATGCTGTCGGTCTGCAATTCGGTATCGTCGAAGAAGACAGAAACTGGGATGCCGGCAATACCTCCGGTGCCCACGGCGATTTTGTCTACATGCAGAACAACTACTTCAACCAATCCAATTACCTCACTACCAATGGTAGCCCGGTCGTGCTCAACTTCGGTCCCATCACCTTTCATCAATCCTCCCAATGGGATGCCATCCTAAATGGCATCAACCCGAAACCCAAAGTAATCCCACTCTTTGGCTTTACGTCCGAAGTCGGCTCCAACAATGCTGGTGGTGAATTTCCCTGGATCTACCAGGATCATCCCACTGTTGTGAATAACTACTATGCCCAGGCTGCGAATTTTGCACTCTCTGTAGGAGTAGTCTATCCTGGCTTCAATACGTTCTATGCCGCCGGTGGTGCCGATGGCCCTACCTGGCAGATCGCCTATAATGGTACCAGCACCTTCTCTACCATGTTGGATAAAGCCCTTGCCTCTTCTGTGAGCATTATTCAATTTGCTACCTGGAATGACTATGGTGAAGGTACTATGATCGAACCTACTGAAGAATTCGGCTACTCTTTCCTCACTACCATGCAAACAAAACTGGGCGTACCATATGGCCAGCATGAACTGGAAGTTATTTATCAATTGTACCAGGCACGCAAATCTTATGCTGGCAACACCACCATTCAGGCGCAACTGGATCAGGTATTCACCTATCTCGCCAATCAACAGGTGGCACAAGCCGAAACTTTGCTCAATAACCTTGGTGGTAACAATAACACCACCGGTGTGTATATCAGAAACAAATGGCTGAGCACCTACCTCTATGAAGATAATGGTCAGGTGAAATACAGCTCTTCCAACTCCGGTAACCAATATAAATGGGTACAGGAAACGGTGAATGGACACATCCGTTTCAAAAACCTTTCTACAGGTCACTACCTGAATATTGAACACCTCTATGCTTATGTGGAAAGTACTGATGTACCCAATACTTACTACAGCAGCTACTGGGTGCTGGAAAGTTATAATGGATATACCAGGTTGAAAAATGAATGGCAAAGCACTTATTTAAATCTTGA